From the Argopecten irradians isolate NY chromosome 13, Ai_NY, whole genome shotgun sequence genome, one window contains:
- the LOC138306704 gene encoding serine beta-lactamase-like protein LACTB, mitochondrial — MFATNICRPTFQARRQSVAVLWQRLLPPSYKILNYQRCINVLTNIPPKHRKCSTFVFRVQYTGHSSISRTYAQPLENHIITPLNCVPRRFYQQNSSGVLNSKNKTRQWIFAVGLGSVVCLYIGWYKMKTEICSCDEQCHDVGEQSKGKSLTLQEAINKSRDLATRIKDETGSPGLAISVSVDGKEIWSEGLGYADVENRVPCSADTVLRIASISKSISMVAVAKQLEAGTLDLDKPVQHYVPNFPEKKVDGKKVTITTRHLVSHLGGIRHYHTSIASQEDTKPTKTNTSDKKTNKETEKKSNTESVTAREPELTKKEYYISDHYDSVTKSMNLFKDDPLVHEPGTKYLYTSHGFTLLSAVIEAVAKTPFDKLMKEYFVQMGMESTFLDENTPLIYNRGRHYMKDKNGRLINTPYVDLSYKWAGGGFLSSTRDLIKFGHVMLYSYQHDTIDQSGQSSKVTTKNSKVIKRSNQGDEKANIPGFLKKDSVQLLWEPVDKTKCDWDKFGYYGMGWAVVPQGENFGQCHHSDHIVSHTGGAVGGSSALLIKPKKCDSEKGGQPKGIVVAMIVNMTGVGLYKTAVKIAKLFEEVST; from the exons ATGTTTGCAACGAATATCTGTCGCCCAACTTTTCAAGCAAGAAGACAATCCGTGGCGGTTTTATGGCAAAGATTGTTGCCACCCAGTTATAAAATACTGAACTATCAAAGATGCATCaatgttttaacaaatattCCACCAAAACATAGGAAATgttctactttcgttttccGAGTACAATACACAGGTCATAGTTCAATTTCAAGAACGTATGCACAGCCGCTAGAAAATCATATAATAACTCCATTGAATTGTGTTCCAAGAAgattttatcaacaaaatagCTCCGGCGTGTTGAActcgaaaaataaaacaagacaatGGATATTCGCAGTAGGCCTAGGCAGTGTAGTTTGTCTATATATTGGATGGTACAAGATGAAAACAGAAATTTGCAGTTGTGATGAGCAGTGTCACGATGTCGGAGAGCAAAGCAAGGGAAAGTCCTTGACACTTCAAGAAGCCATCAATAAATCAAGAGATTTGGCTACAAGAATCAAG GATGAAACTGGAAGCCCTGGCCTCGCCATCTCTGTCAGTGTCGATGGGAAAGAAATCTGGAGTGAAG GCCTTGGTTATGCTGACGTTGAAAATCGTGTCCCTTGCTCCGCCGATACCGTCCTGAGAATAGCCAGCATCAGTAAATCTATCTCAATGGTAGCAGTTGCTAAGCAACTAGAGGCTGGCACACTGGATTTAGACAAACCAGTCCAACATTATGTACCGAACTTTCCGGAGAAAAAAGTTGATGGAAAGAAG GTAACCATAACAACGCGCCATCTTGTCTCCCATCTGGGAGGAATCCGACACTACCACACCAGTATAGCGTCACAAGAGGATACAAAG CCTACAAAGACAAACACCTCTGATAAGAAAACCAATAAGGAGACTGAAAAGAAATCCAATACAGAGTCCGTGACTGCCAGAGAACCAGAGTTAACCAAGAAGGAATACTACATATCTGATCATTACGACAGTGTCACTAAGAGCATGAACTTGTTCAAGGATGATCCTCTAGTACATGAACCAG GAACCAAGTATCTCTATACAAGTCACGGCTTCACATTGTTGAGTGCAGTGATTGAGGCGGTTGCCAAGACACCTTTTGACAAACTAATGAAGGAGTACTTTGTACAGATGGGAATGGAGAGTACCTTCCTGGATGAGAACACCCCACTCATCTACAATAGAGGACG ACATTACATGAAGGATAAGAATGGACGACTTATCAACACTCCTTATGTGGATTTGTCCTACAAATGGGCTGGTGGAGGATTCCTCTCCTCCACCCGTGACCTCATCAAGTTTGGTCATGTGATGTTATACAGCTATCAACATGATACCATAGATCAAAGTGGTCAAAGTTCAAAGGTCACAACAAAGAATTCAAAGGTCATCAAGAGGTCTAACCAAGGGGATGAAAAGGCAAATATCCCAGGGTTTCTGAAAAAAGACTCGGTACAGTTGCTATGGGAACcagtggacaaaacaaaatgtgaCTGGGATAAATTTGGATATTATGGGATGGGATGGGCTGTCGTTCCTCAAGGTGAAAACTTTGGACAGTGTCACCATAGCGACCATATTGTTTCTCACACAGGTGGCGCTGTAGGAGGCAGTAGTGCTCTACTTATCAAGCCAAAGAAATGTGATTCAGAAAAAGGGGGACAACCCAAAGGTATTGTGGTCGCCATGATTGTCAATATGACAGGGGTCGGCTTATACAAAACAGCTGTCAAGATAGCAAAGTTATTTGAAGAAGTATCAACTTAA
- the LOC138306717 gene encoding F-box/LRR-repeat protein 12-like produces the protein MADMTDVNIRHLPENILLEILSYLSVKDLCRAGRVCRAWRRVVRDNTLWRHVDLLPYRLNLQKMWKVIRAHFSECLLTMKVRGFVESGGPKQKKPSLSDAMLRDLGERCPNIRDLHLHMCNTDNISASNLPSSLTRLVLHGCSWQPRWLKGNEQTLKNVVDLDLSCCCRVDSYDMQDIGSWTNLKSLKLNGLYRLNEKGIQHVAMNLPHLERLELSYTQCTELAVHHISRHLKNLRHLNMSNCSLLNDSAVETLSSGLDKLEYLDLKSNSRLTLSGLSTLKACKKLSVLVFDFKDEAEKKHLQSELLNCTIVNGDV, from the exons ATGGCTGACATGACGGATGTAAACATCAGACACCTGCCTGAAAATATTCTCCTGGAAATACTGTCCTACCTCTCTGTCAAGGATTTGTGTCGGGCAGGAAG AGTGTGTCGGGCATGGCGCCGTGTGGTGAGAGATAACACATTGTGGCGACATGTGGATCTGCTTCCTTACCGACTCAATCTACAGAAGATGTGGAAGGTGATCCGGGCTCACTTCTCCGAATGTCTCCTCACAATGAAGGTCCGCGGATTTGTGGAATCAG GTGGACCTAAACAGAAGAAGCCATCTTTGTCTGATGCCATGTTACGAGATCTCGGAGAAAGATGTCCCAACATCCGCGACCTTCACCTCCATATGTGTAACACCGATAACATCTCCGCCAGCAACCTACCCAGCTCTCTCACTCGATTGGTCCTTCATGGTTGCTCCTGGCAACCAAGATGGCTGAAGGGAAATGAACAAACTCTCAAAAATGTTGTGGATCTGGATCTTTCCTGTTGTTGCAGAGTGGATAGTTATGACATGCAAGACATTGGAAGCTGGACAAATCTGAAGTCACTGAAGTTAAATGGACTTTACAGACTGAACGAGAAGGGAATACAACATGTAGCAATGAACCTACCTCACCTTGAACGACTGGAGCTGAGCTATACGCAATGTACCGAACTAGCAGTTCATCACATATCACGACATTTGAAAAATCTCCGTCACCTCAACATGTCTAACTGTAGCTTACTTAACGACTCCGCTGTGGAGACGCTTTCCTCCGGCCTTGACAAGCTGGAGTACCTGGATCTTAAATCCAACAGTAGACTAACTCTCTCAGGTTTATCAACCCTCAAGGCCTGTAAAAAGCTGAGTGTGCTGGTGTTTGACTTCAAAGACGAAGCAGagaaaaaacatttacaatctGAATTGTTGAACTGTACTATTGTCAATGGTGatgtgtga